In the Bacteroidales bacterium genome, GAAAGTAGTCCAGCAAACAATAGGGCCTGACACCAGGAGGTCTGTTATCAAAATAACGCGAATAATTTTCAATACCTGAGCAATAACCCAATTCTTCCAACATTTCAATATCATGACGCACACGCTCTTCTAGTCTCTTGGCTTCTAGTGTCTTGCCAATAGAAAGAAAATAGTCTACCTGTTTTTGTAAGTCAAGTTTAATTTGCTCCACGGCAGATTTAAGTTTTTCACGTGTTGTCATGAAAATACTTGCAGGATAAATAATGTATTCGTCGAATTCTTGCAAAACGTTGAATGTTTGGGCATCGAGGCGTTGAATATGTTCTATTTGATCTTCCCAACCAATGATACGCACAGGGTGATCGGCATAGGGTGGGAAAAATTCAAGTGTGTCACCTCTTAAACGAAAAGAACCTTTCTTTAATGTCTCATCGTTTCTAACGTAGAGAGCATCCACCAGGCGAACAACAATATCCATCAGGCGCATCGGTATGTATTTACTCACCCTTATGGTATGTTCCATAAAATCATTAGGATTTCCCAGGCCATAGATGCAAGATACAGATGATACAATGATCACATCGCGCCTGCCAGAAAGCAAAGCCGAGGTAGCTCGTAAACGAAACTGTTCAATTTTTTCATTGATAGATAGATCTTTTTCAATGTATTTATCCGTAATAGGCAAATATGCTTCTGGTTGATAATAGTCATAATAAGAAACAAAATACTCTACTGCATTTTCTGGGAAATACGATTTCAACTCAGTATAGAGTTGAGCAGCTAAGGTTTTATTATGCGATAGCACAAGAGTGGGTTTCTGAACCCGTTCAATCACATTGGCAATAGTAAAAGTCTTACCTGAACCTGTTACACCGAGCAAAGTTTGAAAAGGGATTCCTTTTTCAATACCTTGCACCAAAGCCTCTATAGCCTCAGGCTGATCACCAGTAGGAGTAAAAGAACTAACAAGTGAAAATTTATTTCCCATTTTTAGCGAAGATACATTGAATAGGATAATGATCATTGAGATTCTCCTTGATAACTTGATATGAAACAGGTACCCATATTTTGTTCTCTTTCATAAAAATATAATCTACACGTAATGGTAAAGCAAAATTCAGTGTTCTGAAATGATTTAAAGTACCAGTAATTTTGTAAACATCTTTAAAATACTTTGCGAATGTGATACAAATGTAAGACCAAGGTAACTCATTAAAATCACCCATTACAATCACTTCATCAGGAAATGTAAGAGCAAATTCAAGCAATTTTTTAGCTTGCAAAGAACGATAATAAGCATTCAAACGAAATTTACTTAAAAAATTAATAAGAATACTCTTCTGGGCAGAGTTGGCCTTTATGTCTAAAAAATCTCTTTCCTTCTGGGAAAACTGATACGATTGTAGATGAACGTTAAATACCCTCATGGTATCCTTCTCATACAATAGAAGATCAGCCCAAATGGCTATGATTTTTTTGCCTTCTGGAGTATTGTTACTGATAATTCCATGATGTAGAATAGGGAACTTGCTGCCAATAAACATGCCTGCAAATCCTTTATCTTTTATTGCCAAATATGGGAAATAAACATAATAACTCATAGAAAGAGGTTCGAGTAAATTTTTATGAATAAAAATTTTGGAAGTGTCTGGAACAAAACACTCTTGCAAACATAAAATATGGGGATTGAGCTGCTGATATGTCTTAATCCATTTTTCTGGAATGAAAGCTCCTTTTTCATAAAATTTAAAAATATCTACATTATGTGAAATAACCGAAAACAACGTATCATCTGATGAAAAATGATAAGTCTTTTTGTGAGGAAAAAAACTTAATGGTTTTAGAACAAAGAAACTAGATAAACTCACAATAAGCAGACCAACCAAAGCTTTGATATTATAGAAAGAATATACTAAAAACGCGATTAATGCTACCACGAAAATAAGTGGGAAAAAAAGAGCTAAGAAAGAAAGAACCCAGATGAATGTTGGTGGCAATAAAAGCCCCAGAAAGGACAACAGCCATAAAAAGAAGAAAAACCATACTAAAATTTTAAGCAATCTTTTCATCTTAGTATTTCTTCAACAAATCGGGGCGAAGCTTTAAAGTTTTTTTATAAGCTTGTTCATATCTCCATTCTTCAATTTTTTTACTATCACCAGAAAGCAATATGTCAGGAACCTTCCACCCTTTATATTCAGAAGGCCTAGTATAAACAGGCTCAGATAAAAGACCCGCCTGGAAGGAATCATGTAAAGCTGAAGTCTCGTCATGCAAAACACCAGGGATTAATCTAGTTACTGCATCTATGACCACAGCTGCTGGCAATTCACCCCCTGTCAAAACATAATCCCCAATGGATATTTCCATTGTTACTAGGTTATCTCTAACTCGCTGATCAACGCCTTTGTAATGCCCGCATAGCAAAAGAAGATTACGTTGCAAGCTTAAACGATTGGCTATTGATTGAGTAAAAGGAATTCCATCAGGGGTCATAAAAATAATTTCATCGTAAGAAATTTTTTGTTTTAAATCAGAAATAGCTCTATCGATAGGTTCTATCATCATAACCATCCCAGGACCTCCTCCATAAGGATAATCATCTACTCGTTTATGTTTATCTGTAGAATAGTTTCTAATATCGTGTACATAAATTTCTACTAATTTTTTTTCTCTTGCACGTTTTAAAATAGAATGATTTAAAAAACCTGAAAACATCTCTGGAAAAATCGTTAGAACATCAAATCGCATGATCTTGTTTTGACAAAATTACATAAAATAAAAAACCCCTGGAAAGGGGGAAAACCAGGGGCTAAAGTGACATGTGGTATATGTTATAGGGGGCTATTTAACTACTTCAAAAGGTATCACTATCATCTTATCTTGATATTGAACAATTAAATGATACATTGCTGGTTGCAAATTTACAACAGGAATTTCAATAATGTTTACACCTTTTTTGATCAAATTTATGAATTGATACAACTTGTTTCCATAAAAATCGACAACAAAAAGGTTAACATTTAAATCATATAATGAGCTGATAATCAATCTTATATTAGAATTACAATAGGCAGGATTAGGATATAGCCTTGCAAACAATATATCATTGTTTGTATAAGATAAATCATCTTTCGTCAAATAAACAACATCACTCATAGTAAAATTACCATCATAATCAATCTGTTTTAATCTGTAAATAAATATATCATTGGGTTGGTAAGCAAGATCATAATCAAACCATTGATATACTCTTTGTCCTACATGTGTTCCACTTCCAGGCACAAATCCCACTTCTGTAAACCAATTGTTAACCAGTTTTTCCACGATAAAACCTGCGTTATTTGTTTCAGTAGCTGTAACCCATTCAAGAACTCCATCTGCTCCCTGCCAAAATGCTTTTAAAGACAAGTATTCAACAGGTAAAGGACTACATCCTGAAAAAGAATAAAATGAAGCTCCATCATAAAATCCTCCTTTATAAACAGGTGCTATGGGGCAATTAGCAGGTAATAATATATGATCAGATCCATCATAATTGCCACCACGCCACAAGCTATTAGGAGGACAATTTGCCACAGCTAAAACCACATCCGAACCATCATAGGGTCCACCACGCCATACACTGTTTGGAACGCATGTCGCTGCGAGAAAAAACCTATCTGTTCCATCATATGGACCACCTAACCATACACTATTTGGAATGCAATTCGCTGCAAGAAAAACCCTATCTGTTCCATCGTATGGACCACCACGCCATAAAGGATTAGGATTGCAAATTGCATTCGCTATAATCACATCAGAACCATCATAAGGACCACCTCTCCAAATAGCATTCATGGGGCATGAAGCATTTAAAACAAAGTGATCAGAGCCATCATAAAATCCTCCAACATAAATAGATTCCAAGCGAACATATAAGGAATCTTTTACCACTAAAGTACAAGATCCGTTGATCACATATAAGGTTACAACATTAAGACCTTCATCGTTAGGACCATAAATAATACCAGTAGGATTTGGTTGATTGGAAGTAATCCCATTATCAAAATCCCAAAACCAGATAGTTGGTGGTGCTGAAATCACATTGCTTGTATTGCTGAAAAAATTAATTGGAACATTACCACTAACGTAAAATCCATTCTGTGGAGGTTGTCTAGTAATAAAAGCAGAAGGCAAAGGATAGACGGGCACAGGTATGATCACCGTATCACTTAAGCCGCTTACAAGATTAGTAACAATTAACATGACATTGTATTGTACTGTATCGGGAGTTGAAGGTATAGGATATAACCAACAAGGATTCACAGCATGAGATGTATCAGCTTGAGTGAAGGGGTCTCCAAAATCCCAGAAATATCTAATACTATCTCCTTGAGTTGATTGATTGACAAAACATATGCTATCTCCTGCACATCCATTAATAACCGTAAAATTTGCTACAGGACGAAAAGGATTGAATGGTTGGCAGCTTTGATTAGGAGTAGAATCAGCACGTACTGTTAATGATAAAGAACCTGTAGCATTGATGGGTGTTACAACCTGAACGTAATAACTCATCCCATTGGTTTCCATGCAATGTAAGGTAAATTCAGTTAAAGCATCACTATTGCATGGTCCCGCAGTCATAGCATTGCAGGAGCCATATAATATACGATAACGAATCTGGTTTGGTAAAGCTGTGGTATTTTCAGAGAGTTGAAATGACAAATTCACCTTAATGTTAAAGTTCAAATCCACTTTAAACCATGTAGATTTATACCCTGAAGGTCCAAATAAACATCCCATGGACGAACCATTTTCACCAAAGGATTCCCCTATCGAATGACAGTCAATTACCACACTACTAGAAACACTTCCGGGACCGTTTAAAACCATTGAAATGGGATCAATACACATATCGCCCGACTGCCCAATAAGCCAAATTTTTGGAACAACATTTTCAATGGTATAACTACAACCTGTTAACATGATATAGTACGTTGCTGGATTTAAACATCCCTCTCCCCATAAAGTTCCTCCCACGTTAATACTCGTTAGAGGCACCTGTTGCAATCCGGCTGAAGTACTATCGTTGGGAATAATTTCTTTAAACAACATCACATCCTGAGGATTGAAAGTTGTAGTTATTCCATCGATTGTATAATTAATTCGTATCTTCCCAGAGATAGAAGAAGTAAATTTATACCATAAAGTCCGAGTTCCACAAGTATTCTGATCAGTTGGAGCTTTTGTAGCACAAGCAAAATATCCCGTATCACCACGAAATTGGCCAGCTCCCAAAGCAACAGGTGTGTAGGGCGGCATCACCTGATTAAGACCGTTGATTACATTGGCATCCACAAATTTATCATAACGCAAAGGTACAATAGGAACTCGATCAAACTTCACACTTACATCCACTTGATTAGAAACCATCATACCAGCATGTTCGTCGACTACAATAAAATACCGTCTCTTCCTTAGTGGCTCACATGGACTGATGGTAAAATTCACAGTTTCAAGATTTCCTGCACAACCATACCAGTCAAAAGTAGAATTGTTGATCACATACGTCAAACCTTGAGCATAAGTGCTATCTAACATTCCCATGCTTGCCAATGATGAAAATGGAATGTTTCCATCCACATCGCTAAGGTATACCGTAAATGGTAATACAGGATTACTTTTATTAGGGGTTCGATTTCTTACCCTCACATAAACTCTACCCGGACCATTTACAACAAACGTATACCACAAATTCCTTCGAATAGGCACGTTGGTTGTTGAAAGTCCGTAATAAGCAGCTTCGTTCTGATCGATGGGATACAAAATTGATGGCGAGTTATTTCCATAAGGATATAGACCATTCCAACATAAATTTTGAGGATCACTCAATCCAGGATCACTTGATGCTGCACCAGTTAAACACGATATAAAATCATCAGAAGGGGAACGGGCAGGATTTAATGGATTGACATCCCCTATTTTCCCAAAATACCAAACACTATCACCTGGAATTAGATCAAAATCATATGCACGCAATGCACGATCGAAACGAGATTCATAAATTGAATCTACATAAATTCGTGGCGTAAAACTTGTACCTATGTGACTGTTGTTCCCAAATACTACCAATGTATAATAACCTGGCTGTAAACGACAAAAATCAACTTTCCCATACCAGGTCCACCATGTTCTCTCATAATGATCAATGTTTGTTCTATATATGCATGGCTGAATAGGTGGTGATGTAGGCATGAGTTGACTATCTACCCTTACATCAAGTGAATATAGTCGTAATGGCATGGATGAAGGCACATCCATAATACTTACAAAAGATTCTTTTGTTAACCTAAAAACAAAATATGCCACGCGATTAAAACCTGTTGGACATGGATCGATGGGATGTGTTGAAAAAGGAGTGTCTGCTCTGCAGTTCATCCATTCAGTACCAAACGTATATACTCGTGACATATTTGGATAAGTAGGTGTACCACTGTTAGGTCCATAATCTGTGATTCCTGCGTAATAAGCCTTATTTGGCCTGTTATATTTTGGGTTTGGTAAATTAGTCAACCATAAACTTATATTATTGGTAGCACCAATTAATCCGCCACTGTAAGTAGGACCTGTATAGGAACCTCCATATCCATAACTTACCACAGTATACCATCCTGGTGGAAAAAAAGTACACTGATTATTAAAAGAAGAGCGACATCCTAAATCCCCTACTCCGGGTATGTTAGCACTTACAGGACCACCTGTTGATAATCTCCCATAAAATAAACGAAACAATCCACTTGTTGTTGAAATATTCAACAACATTGGTTCATTTATATAAAACTCCCTATATATTTGTTTTGCATCCGTATAACAAGGATTTCGCCCATCGATAGTCATAGGATTATT is a window encoding:
- a CDS encoding endonuclease/exonuclease/phosphatase family protein; this translates as MKRLLKILVWFFFFLWLLSFLGLLLPPTFIWVLSFLALFFPLIFVVALIAFLVYSFYNIKALVGLLIVSLSSFFVLKPLSFFPHKKTYHFSSDDTLFSVISHNVDIFKFYEKGAFIPEKWIKTYQQLNPHILCLQECFVPDTSKIFIHKNLLEPLSMSYYVYFPYLAIKDKGFAGMFIGSKFPILHHGIISNNTPEGKKIIAIWADLLLYEKDTMRVFNVHLQSYQFSQKERDFLDIKANSAQKSILINFLSKFRLNAYYRSLQAKKLLEFALTFPDEVIVMGDFNELPWSYICITFAKYFKDVYKITGTLNHFRTLNFALPLRVDYIFMKENKIWVPVSYQVIKENLNDHYPIQCIFAKNGK
- the trmD gene encoding tRNA (guanosine(37)-N1)-methyltransferase TrmD gives rise to the protein MRFDVLTIFPEMFSGFLNHSILKRAREKKLVEIYVHDIRNYSTDKHKRVDDYPYGGGPGMVMMIEPIDRAISDLKQKISYDEIIFMTPDGIPFTQSIANRLSLQRNLLLLCGHYKGVDQRVRDNLVTMEISIGDYVLTGGELPAAVVIDAVTRLIPGVLHDETSALHDSFQAGLLSEPVYTRPSEYKGWKVPDILLSGDSKKIEEWRYEQAYKKTLKLRPDLLKKY